In Syntrophotaleaceae bacterium, a genomic segment contains:
- a CDS encoding DUF3096 domain-containing protein, translating to MNWELQPIIAILAGILILVVPRLLNYIVAFYLILIGIVGLLY from the coding sequence ATGAACTGGGAACTGCAGCCCATTATCGCCATTCTGGCGGGGATCCTGATTCTCGTGGTGCCCCGATTGCTGAATTACATCGTGGCTTTTTACCTGATACTGATCGGCATCGTCGGCCTTTTGTATTGA
- a CDS encoding cytochrome c3 family protein, translating into MPGIFTKRAGCPVLLGALFLLLLACAAMQGGGSIQPPAVIPGAEFVGMETCAACHAETVRDFRFARHAKLMIPLPDGQNILGCESCHGAGSLHVEAGGGRGAAIINPGQNPSACYQCHPEVQAFFNLQYHHPTHEQGLSCNSCHSPHGEDILLPEGRVVGRHNAPCNECHQDQSRPFVFEHEALREGCTVCHNHHGSINDKMLVANDNNLCLRCHAQISAPGDIELGGQDHSTRLAQGTCWSGGCHTAVHGSNMNSHLRY; encoded by the coding sequence ATGCCTGGAATTTTTACAAAGAGGGCGGGTTGCCCGGTCCTTCTGGGTGCTCTTTTTCTGCTCCTTCTGGCCTGTGCAGCCATGCAGGGAGGAGGCTCGATCCAGCCACCCGCCGTCATCCCCGGGGCCGAATTCGTCGGCATGGAAACCTGCGCCGCGTGCCATGCCGAAACCGTCAGGGATTTCAGGTTTGCCAGACATGCCAAGCTGATGATCCCTCTGCCGGACGGGCAAAATATTCTGGGATGCGAATCCTGCCACGGCGCCGGCAGCCTGCATGTCGAAGCCGGCGGCGGCCGGGGAGCGGCCATCATCAATCCAGGGCAGAATCCCTCCGCCTGCTACCAGTGCCACCCGGAAGTGCAGGCCTTTTTCAACCTCCAGTACCACCACCCCACCCATGAACAGGGGCTGTCCTGCAACAGCTGTCACAGTCCCCATGGCGAAGACATCCTGCTGCCCGAAGGCCGGGTGGTCGGCCGCCACAACGCCCCCTGCAATGAATGCCATCAGGATCAGAGCCGCCCCTTTGTTTTCGAGCATGAAGCCCTGAGGGAAGGCTGCACCGTCTGCCACAACCACCACGGTTCCATCAACGACAAAATGCTGGTGGCCAACGACAACAATCTCTGCCTGCGGTGTCATGCCCAGATTTCAGCGCCGGGCGACATCGAACTCGGCGGCCAGGATCACAGCACGCGGCTGGCCCAGGGCACCTGCTGGAGCGGCGGCTGCCACACCGCGGTGCACGGTTCCAACATGAACTCCCACCTTCGCTATTGA
- a CDS encoding selenium-binding protein SBP56-related protein, with amino-acid sequence MVQWRPDPSFYPSPRMAMEAPAERHGYVATLNYGNGRPDALAVVDLDPTSSTYSRLLHNLELPHVRDELHHFGWNACSSALCPYAPHPHLERRYLVVPGMRSSRIYIIDTKPDPTRPLIIKTIEPEEILAKSGYSRPHTIHCGPDAIYVSALGSGPDGKGPGGIFLLDHFNFNVIGPWELQRGDQQLAYDFWWHLADDVMITSEWGKPSQFENGLVAEDLLANRYGHRLHFWDLRKRKNLQPVDLGAEHQMVLELRPAHDPAKTYGFAGVVVSTADLSTSVWTWYKTDDGRWNAKKTITIPAVPAAEKDLPPALKPFKAVPPLVTDIDLSLDDRFLYVSCWGTGALRQYDVSDPFAPRLTGQIEIGGIVDPKGHPRWQGPVTGGPQMVELSRDGRRIYFTNSLYSTWDDQFYPEQKIRGWMVKVNAEPDGGMQIDPDFFVHFGEARSHQIRLEGGDASTDTFCYPS; translated from the coding sequence ATGGTACAATGGCGACCGGATCCTTCGTTCTACCCTTCCCCTCGGATGGCCATGGAGGCTCCAGCGGAGCGCCATGGCTATGTGGCCACTCTCAACTATGGCAATGGCAGGCCCGACGCCCTCGCAGTGGTCGACCTGGACCCGACATCGAGCACCTACAGCCGGCTCCTTCACAACCTCGAATTGCCGCATGTGCGGGACGAGCTCCATCATTTCGGCTGGAACGCCTGCAGCTCGGCCCTCTGTCCCTACGCGCCCCATCCCCACCTGGAACGCCGCTACCTGGTGGTGCCGGGCATGCGCAGCTCGCGAATCTACATTATCGATACCAAACCCGATCCAACCCGGCCCTTGATCATCAAAACGATCGAACCGGAAGAGATTCTGGCCAAATCGGGCTACAGTCGCCCCCATACCATCCACTGCGGCCCCGATGCCATCTATGTGAGCGCCCTCGGCTCCGGCCCTGATGGAAAAGGTCCCGGCGGCATCTTCCTGCTGGATCACTTCAATTTCAATGTCATAGGCCCTTGGGAACTGCAGCGCGGCGACCAGCAGCTGGCTTACGATTTCTGGTGGCATCTGGCGGACGACGTCATGATCACCAGTGAATGGGGCAAACCAAGTCAATTTGAAAACGGCCTGGTTGCCGAAGATCTGCTGGCGAACCGCTATGGTCACCGGCTGCACTTCTGGGATCTTCGCAAACGGAAAAACCTTCAGCCTGTCGACCTGGGCGCCGAGCACCAGATGGTGCTGGAACTTCGACCGGCTCATGACCCGGCCAAAACCTACGGTTTTGCCGGAGTGGTGGTGAGCACGGCCGATCTTTCCACCTCTGTCTGGACCTGGTACAAAACCGATGACGGCCGCTGGAACGCCAAAAAGACGATCACCATCCCCGCCGTACCGGCCGCTGAGAAAGACCTGCCGCCGGCCCTGAAACCCTTCAAGGCCGTCCCTCCCCTGGTCACCGATATCGACCTTTCCCTCGATGACAGGTTCCTCTACGTTTCCTGCTGGGGAACCGGGGCACTGCGCCAATATGACGTGTCCGACCCCTTCGCTCCCCGGCTGACGGGTCAGATCGAAATCGGCGGCATTGTCGATCCCAAAGGCCACCCCCGCTGGCAGGGACCGGTCACGGGCGGACCGCAGATGGTCGAACTGAGCCGCGACGGCCGGCGGATCTACTTCACCAATTCGCTCTACAGCACATGGGACGATCAGTTCTATCCGGAGCAGAAGATACGGGGGTGGATGGTCAAAGTCAATGCCGAGCCGGACGGCGGCATGCAGATCGATCCTGATTTCTTCGTCCATTTTGGCGAGGCCCGTTCCCATCAGATCCGGCTCGAAGGCGGCGATGCTTCCACCGACACCTTCTGCTATCCCTCCTGA
- a CDS encoding cytochrome c, with product MKFLALLLTVGLTVAALPVAGLTAEGTPEAGNTAQAGDSGMTPETRAKLVQLGDALAQRDRCVVCHRDRGMAQPLAGIAEGKTDEYLRQSIVDPKEVLGPTTRMPAYDYTLEEAQAMVEYLRSLSKP from the coding sequence ATGAAATTCCTGGCCCTGCTCTTGACTGTTGGACTGACCGTTGCTGCCCTCCCCGTTGCCGGCCTGACAGCAGAGGGTACTCCCGAAGCGGGCAACACTGCGCAGGCGGGTGATTCCGGCATGACGCCGGAAACCAGAGCCAAGCTGGTGCAACTTGGCGACGCCCTCGCCCAGAGGGACCGCTGTGTGGTCTGTCACAGAGATCGCGGCATGGCTCAACCGCTGGCCGGAATCGCCGAAGGGAAAACCGACGAATACCTGAGGCAGTCGATTGTCGATCCCAAGGAGGTCCTCGGCCCCACAACCCGAATGCCGGCCTATGACTATACCCTCGAGGAGGCCCAGGCGATGGTCGAATACCTCCGCTCATTGTCAAAACCCTAG
- a CDS encoding DUF2179 domain-containing protein, whose amino-acid sequence MSFLDPGTYSLVLLPLLVFLARIIDVSIGTLRIIFVARSLKGLAATLGFFESLIWILAISQVMQNLTNFLTYIAFALGFAAGNYCGVLIEERIALGNLIIRIITRKEATELVSRLWEAGYGVTSLEARGETGPVQLIFTVCRRRDLKDALGMIRQFNPKAFYTIEDVRFVQENVPAGVRHRHFLRRLGLRMRK is encoded by the coding sequence ATGTCCTTTCTCGACCCCGGAACCTACAGTCTCGTCCTTTTGCCTCTGCTGGTGTTTTTGGCCCGTATTATCGACGTCAGCATCGGCACCCTGCGCATCATCTTCGTAGCCCGATCCCTGAAGGGTCTGGCGGCAACCCTCGGCTTTTTCGAATCCCTGATCTGGATCCTGGCCATCAGCCAGGTGATGCAGAATCTGACCAATTTTCTGACTTACATCGCTTTCGCTCTGGGTTTCGCCGCGGGAAATTACTGTGGTGTGCTGATCGAGGAGAGAATCGCTCTCGGAAATCTGATCATCCGGATCATTACCCGAAAGGAGGCGACGGAGCTGGTGAGTCGTCTCTGGGAGGCCGGTTACGGGGTGACCAGCCTCGAGGCCCGGGGGGAGACCGGTCCGGTGCAGCTGATTTTTACCGTCTGCCGCCGGCGTGATCTGAAGGATGCCCTGGGCATGATTCGGCAGTTCAATCCCAAGGCGTTCTATACCATTGAGGATGTGCGCTTCGTGCAGGAGAACGTGCCCGCCGGTGTGCGGCACCGCCACTTTTTGCGTCGTTTGGGGCTGCGAATGCGAAAATAG
- a CDS encoding mechanosensitive ion channel family protein encodes MELLNQFLVTISWQTLIFTTVRILIIVALGWIGGMVLERVLRKLEQRWIRKGQAEGEPPSESVKRAETLVRLIRQAVYLVIWAVVLLVVLKEVGVEIGPILAGAGIVGLAVGFGAQNLVRDVISGFFMILENQVRVGDVAIINGTGGLVEQVNFRTLVLRDQRGVVHVFPNGTITTLSNMTQEWSAYVFDIGVAYKENTDRVVEVMKAVLEKMQADETYGPLILETPEIMGVDQFADSAVVIRGRIKTLPIRQWMVGREFLRRLKMAFDEEGIEIPFPHQTVYFGEASKPFDLRLLEKQQEKDASKDA; translated from the coding sequence ATGGAATTGTTGAACCAGTTTCTGGTGACCATCAGTTGGCAAACTCTGATCTTTACAACCGTCCGCATTCTGATCATTGTGGCCCTCGGCTGGATTGGCGGAATGGTGCTGGAGCGGGTGCTGCGGAAACTCGAGCAGCGCTGGATCCGAAAAGGACAGGCGGAAGGGGAGCCTCCGAGCGAGTCGGTCAAGCGGGCTGAAACCCTGGTTCGACTGATCCGCCAGGCCGTATATCTGGTCATCTGGGCGGTTGTTCTGCTGGTGGTGTTGAAGGAGGTCGGGGTTGAGATCGGACCGATCCTGGCCGGCGCCGGGATCGTCGGCCTGGCGGTCGGCTTTGGCGCCCAGAACCTGGTACGGGACGTCATCTCCGGTTTTTTCATGATTCTCGAAAACCAGGTGCGGGTCGGCGATGTGGCCATCATCAACGGCACCGGAGGGTTGGTGGAGCAGGTCAATTTCCGCACCCTGGTGCTTAGAGACCAGAGGGGTGTGGTGCACGTTTTTCCCAACGGCACCATCACCACTTTGAGCAACATGACCCAGGAATGGTCCGCTTACGTCTTCGATATCGGGGTAGCTTACAAGGAAAACACCGACCGGGTGGTTGAGGTGATGAAGGCCGTACTCGAAAAAATGCAGGCAGACGAGACCTACGGTCCGCTGATCCTGGAGACACCGGAAATCATGGGTGTGGACCAGTTTGCCGATTCGGCGGTGGTGATCAGGGGGCGGATCAAGACCCTGCCGATCCGCCAGTGGATGGTCGGGCGGGAGTTTCTGCGGCGGCTGAAAATGGCCTTCGATGAAGAGGGGATCGAAATCCCGTTTCCCCACCAGACGGTCTATTTCGGCGAGGCCAGCAAACCCTTCGATCTGCGCCTGCTGGAAAAGCAGCAGGAAAAGGACGCGTCAAAAGACGCTTAG
- a CDS encoding mechanosensitive ion channel family protein, giving the protein MKEIWQNLMEGFGPQTIARFLRDILPDIATALIIFTVFLTLWMILERALKTVFHRVRLDPTLASFIRAMTKTIILTIGLLTAVKELGFDITSILASLGVAGLTVGFAARDALSNIISGLFIFWDRPFVLGDLIELDEFYGRVEDITLRSTRIVTPDGKMLAIPNTKVINSTVSSYTNFPFLRLEIDISVGVGEDFARLRRIFQQVIAGDDRYLQQPAPEMVIEILGNFNVTVRFLVWIGDEKMHIPMRYELREKLFEGLRSAGVEMPFETFSLTPLEVVAEKAS; this is encoded by the coding sequence ATGAAAGAGATCTGGCAAAACCTGATGGAAGGATTTGGACCGCAGACCATCGCCCGATTTTTGCGGGACATCCTTCCCGATATCGCCACCGCCCTGATTATTTTCACAGTTTTTCTGACCCTTTGGATGATTCTGGAACGGGCCCTGAAAACAGTGTTCCATCGGGTCAGACTCGATCCCACACTGGCCAGTTTCATCCGCGCGATGACGAAAACGATCATCCTCACCATCGGGCTTCTGACCGCCGTCAAAGAGCTCGGTTTCGATATTACCTCGATCCTGGCCAGCCTGGGAGTGGCCGGTCTTACCGTCGGCTTCGCTGCCCGGGATGCCCTGTCCAACATCATTTCCGGCCTGTTCATCTTCTGGGACAGGCCTTTCGTGCTGGGGGACCTGATCGAGCTGGATGAATTTTACGGCCGGGTGGAAGACATTACCCTCCGTTCCACCCGGATCGTCACCCCGGACGGCAAGATGCTGGCCATTCCCAACACCAAGGTCATCAACAGCACCGTCTCCTCCTACACCAACTTTCCCTTTTTGCGCCTGGAAATCGATATCAGCGTCGGCGTCGGGGAGGATTTCGCCCGTCTTCGGAGGATCTTTCAGCAGGTGATCGCCGGCGACGACCGTTATTTGCAGCAACCCGCCCCGGAAATGGTGATCGAGATATTGGGCAACTTCAACGTCACCGTCCGCTTCCTGGTCTGGATCGGCGACGAAAAGATGCATATCCCCATGCGGTATGAATTGAGAGAAAAACTGTTCGAGGGGCTGCGATCGGCCGGTGTGGAGATGCCTTTCGAAACCTTCAGCCTGACGCCCCTGGAGGTGGTGGCCGAAAAAGCCTCCTGA
- a CDS encoding DUF488 family protein produces MDIRLRRANEEPSRDDGFRVLVDRLWPRGVRREDLELDEWLKDVAPSAELRRWFQHDPEKWLEFKRRYVAELASRPEAGNAFQELKQKGRQGRVTLVFGSREIRYNNAAALKELLEDHAAVGQEGDR; encoded by the coding sequence ATGGATATCCGGTTGCGCAGGGCGAATGAAGAGCCGTCCCGGGATGACGGGTTCAGGGTGCTGGTCGACCGTCTCTGGCCCCGAGGGGTCCGCAGGGAAGACCTGGAGTTGGATGAATGGCTCAAGGACGTTGCGCCGAGCGCCGAGCTGCGCCGCTGGTTTCAGCACGATCCGGAAAAATGGTTGGAATTCAAGCGCCGCTATGTGGCCGAACTGGCCAGTCGCCCGGAAGCCGGCAATGCATTTCAGGAACTGAAGCAGAAGGGGCGCCAGGGGAGGGTGACCCTGGTCTTCGGCTCCCGTGAAATCCGGTACAACAATGCCGCGGCACTCAAGGAACTGCTGGAGGATCACGCCGCCGTTGGACAAGAGGGGGATCGATGA
- a CDS encoding NapC/NirT family cytochrome c: protein MAEKSPRASKGLLSYVSRSWIGLAGAALAAFALLILLVLIAYDLLRGFDQPYLGVVVYLILPAAVFAGLILMGLGAWHQRRLETRLGVTQGLPRLDLNDPRHRRNLLLTVIVVSVFLVFSAYGSYRAYEVTESVAFCGQLCHQVMEPVYTTYQNSPHARVACVECHIGEGAEWYVRAKISGLRQVYAVLADSYPRPIPVPVHNLRPAPETCEQCHWPEKFIGALEVHRHYYLPDADNTLYRMVMMLKVGGASPLHGPVSGIHWHMSVANDIRYISADETRTVIPWVEITNRETGKTTVYRTRDTPPGQELQARPVRRMDCVDCHNRPTHIFRSPNAALNISLWLDRIDKSIPGIKLSASRALVTAADAVSKQQGLDQIGQLIAEEYAEYRDPEKIRQAVRETRRIYTNNFFPEMKTNWQVRPDHSGHFIWPGCFRCHDGEHVSPQGEVISKDCNACHVIISQGLGQEPPVTDLGGVPFAHPGGEIPGGLSCNLCHTGAH from the coding sequence ATGGCGGAAAAATCCCCACGAGCCTCAAAGGGTCTGCTGTCCTATGTCAGCAGAAGCTGGATCGGGCTGGCAGGCGCGGCTCTGGCGGCCTTTGCGCTCCTTATCCTGCTCGTCCTGATCGCCTACGATCTTTTGCGGGGTTTCGACCAGCCCTACCTGGGGGTGGTGGTTTACCTCATCCTGCCCGCCGCGGTTTTTGCCGGCTTGATCCTGATGGGGCTGGGGGCCTGGCATCAGCGCAGGCTGGAAACAAGGCTGGGGGTGACCCAGGGTCTGCCGCGCCTCGACCTCAATGATCCCCGCCATCGCCGCAACCTGCTTCTGACCGTTATCGTCGTCTCGGTTTTTCTGGTCTTTTCGGCGTACGGCAGTTATCGCGCCTACGAGGTGACCGAGTCGGTCGCCTTTTGCGGCCAGCTCTGTCACCAGGTCATGGAACCGGTCTACACCACCTACCAGAACTCGCCCCACGCCCGGGTGGCCTGTGTCGAATGCCATATCGGCGAAGGGGCCGAATGGTACGTGCGGGCCAAAATTTCCGGCTTGCGTCAGGTCTATGCGGTTCTGGCCGATTCCTACCCCCGTCCCATCCCCGTACCGGTCCACAATCTGAGGCCTGCACCGGAAACCTGCGAACAGTGCCACTGGCCGGAGAAGTTCATCGGCGCCCTCGAGGTTCACCGTCACTACTACCTTCCGGATGCGGACAATACCCTGTACCGGATGGTCATGATGCTGAAGGTCGGCGGAGCCAGCCCCCTGCACGGACCGGTGAGCGGAATTCACTGGCATATGTCGGTGGCCAACGACATCCGATACATTTCCGCCGACGAAACCCGGACCGTGATCCCCTGGGTCGAAATCACCAACCGGGAAACAGGAAAAACCACCGTTTATCGAACCCGGGACACCCCTCCCGGTCAGGAACTGCAGGCGAGACCGGTCCGCCGCATGGACTGCGTGGACTGCCACAACCGACCCACCCACATCTTCCGGTCGCCGAACGCCGCCCTGAACATCTCCCTGTGGCTCGACCGCATCGACAAGTCGATCCCCGGCATCAAACTCAGTGCCTCCCGGGCCCTGGTCACGGCCGCCGATGCCGTCTCAAAACAACAGGGGCTGGATCAGATCGGGCAGCTGATCGCCGAAGAGTATGCAGAATACCGGGACCCTGAGAAAATCCGCCAGGCGGTCAGGGAAACCCGGAGAATTTACACCAACAACTTTTTCCCGGAAATGAAGACCAACTGGCAGGTTCGTCCGGATCACAGCGGCCATTTCATCTGGCCGGGCTGTTTTCGCTGTCATGACGGGGAGCATGTCAGTCCGCAGGGAGAGGTCATTTCCAAAGACTGCAACGCCTGCCATGTCATCATTTCCCAGGGCCTGGGGCAGGAGCCTCCTGTGACCGATCTGGGAGGAGTGCCTTTCGCCCATCCGGGAGGAGAAATCCCCGGCGGCCTGTCCTGCAATCTCTGCCATACAGGCGCGCACTGA
- the glgX gene encoding glycogen debranching protein GlgX, which translates to MKIWPGNPYPLGATYDGYGTNFSLFSEVAEQVELCLYGREGKETRIELTEVTGYCWHAYLPEVRPGQRYGYRVTGPWDPARGHRCNPAKLLLDPYAKAIDGQVKWNEAVFPYQFGKDFNMPDLRDSSPYMPRCLVHQPHFDWGGDRSLRRPWHETVIYETHVKGFTALQSDIPENLRGTYTGLAHPVTIKYLKSLGVTAVELMPVHQFIHDKRLHDMNLRNYWGYNSIGFFAPHNEYAADGRIGGQVAEFKQMVKTLHQAGIEVILDVVYNHTAEGNHLGPMLSFRGIDNAYYYRLEKDPAYYLDYTGTGNSLHMRHPHVLQMIMDSLRYWIEEMHVDGFRFDLAAALARELHDVDRLSAFFDIIQQDPTISQVKLIAEPWDVGEGGYQVGNFPPVWSEWNGKYRDCVRDFWRGRDETLGELGYRLTGSSDLYENTSRLPFASINFITAHDGFTLRDLVSYNQKHNLENGEENRDGTDDNRSWNCGEEGPTENPEIIALRDRQVRNFLTTLFLSQGVPMLLGGDEIGRTQRGNNNAYCQDNEIAWYDWENTDEVLLEFCRRLIRFRHEHPVFCRRRWFQGRAIYGSEIVDIAWFTPKGSPMSQESWVHGYAKSLGVYLNGKAIPNPNPLGEPIFDDSFYLVLNAHHEPLTFHLPKQLIGDNWMPILDTSVGWLDEGRRGRGRGGLLPGRVLKEGSLLKVKSRSIIVLKQPWR; encoded by the coding sequence ATGAAAATCTGGCCCGGCAACCCCTATCCTCTCGGGGCTACCTATGACGGGTACGGGACCAATTTTTCCCTGTTTTCGGAAGTGGCCGAGCAGGTGGAGCTGTGCCTTTACGGACGGGAAGGCAAGGAGACCCGGATCGAGCTGACCGAGGTGACCGGCTACTGCTGGCATGCCTACCTGCCGGAGGTCAGGCCGGGGCAGCGTTACGGCTACCGGGTGACGGGACCGTGGGATCCCGCTCGCGGACATCGTTGCAATCCGGCCAAACTCCTTCTGGATCCCTACGCCAAAGCGATCGACGGCCAGGTGAAATGGAACGAGGCCGTGTTCCCCTATCAGTTCGGCAAGGATTTCAACATGCCCGATCTGCGGGACAGCTCGCCCTATATGCCCCGCTGTCTGGTTCACCAGCCCCATTTCGACTGGGGTGGAGACCGCAGCCTGAGGCGCCCCTGGCACGAAACCGTCATCTATGAAACCCATGTGAAGGGGTTTACCGCCCTTCAGTCCGATATTCCCGAAAACCTGCGCGGCACCTACACCGGGCTGGCCCACCCGGTGACGATAAAGTATTTAAAATCTCTGGGGGTCACCGCCGTGGAGCTGATGCCCGTTCATCAGTTCATCCACGACAAGCGCCTGCATGACATGAACCTTCGCAACTACTGGGGCTACAACTCCATCGGCTTTTTCGCCCCCCATAACGAATATGCCGCCGACGGGCGCATCGGCGGGCAGGTGGCGGAGTTCAAGCAGATGGTCAAAACCCTGCACCAGGCCGGGATCGAGGTGATCCTCGACGTGGTTTACAACCACACCGCCGAGGGCAACCATCTGGGCCCGATGCTCTCCTTCCGGGGCATCGACAACGCCTACTACTATCGTCTGGAAAAGGATCCCGCCTATTATCTGGACTATACGGGCACGGGCAACAGTCTGCACATGCGCCATCCCCATGTCCTGCAGATGATCATGGATTCCCTTCGCTACTGGATCGAGGAGATGCATGTCGACGGTTTCCGCTTCGATCTGGCGGCGGCACTCGCCCGCGAGCTGCACGACGTCGACCGGCTGTCGGCCTTCTTCGACATTATCCAGCAGGACCCGACCATCAGCCAGGTCAAGCTGATCGCCGAACCCTGGGATGTCGGCGAAGGCGGCTACCAGGTCGGCAATTTTCCTCCCGTCTGGTCGGAATGGAACGGCAAGTACCGCGACTGCGTGCGGGATTTCTGGCGGGGCCGGGACGAGACGCTGGGGGAGCTGGGTTACCGGCTCACCGGCAGTTCGGACCTTTACGAAAACACCTCCCGCCTGCCTTTCGCCAGCATCAATTTCATCACCGCCCATGACGGTTTTACCCTGCGGGATCTGGTGAGCTACAACCAGAAGCACAATCTGGAGAACGGGGAAGAGAACCGGGACGGAACCGACGACAACCGATCCTGGAACTGCGGCGAGGAAGGACCGACGGAGAATCCTGAGATCATCGCCCTGCGCGACCGTCAGGTCCGCAACTTTCTCACCACCCTGTTCCTGTCCCAGGGGGTGCCCATGCTGCTCGGCGGGGACGAGATCGGCAGGACCCAGCGCGGCAACAACAATGCCTACTGCCAGGACAATGAAATTGCCTGGTACGACTGGGAGAATACGGACGAGGTGCTGCTCGAATTCTGCCGCCGCCTGATCCGTTTTCGTCACGAGCACCCTGTCTTCTGCCGTCGCCGCTGGTTTCAGGGACGGGCCATCTACGGCTCTGAAATCGTGGACATCGCCTGGTTTACTCCGAAAGGGAGCCCCATGTCGCAGGAGAGCTGGGTTCACGGCTATGCCAAGTCCCTCGGTGTCTACCTCAACGGCAAGGCGATTCCCAATCCCAATCCCCTGGGTGAGCCGATTTTCGACGACAGTTTCTATCTGGTCCTGAATGCCCATCATGAACCTCTGACCTTTCACCTGCCTAAGCAGCTGATCGGCGACAACTGGATGCCGATTCTCGACACCAGTGTCGGCTGGCTCGACGAAGGCCGGCGGGGGCGGGGCAGGGGTGGTCTTCTGCCCGGTCGGGTCTTGAAGGAGGGAAGTCTTCTCAAGGTCAAATCCCGGTCGATTATCGTTCTGAAACAGCCCTGGCGATGA